In the Oryza glaberrima chromosome 6, OglaRS2, whole genome shotgun sequence genome, one interval contains:
- the LOC127777747 gene encoding uncharacterized protein LOC127777747 has translation MGKKPGGAGWLATVRKVFKPGTSKDPRLAKKRGGDENAAGGGGGGVGQAVEILSMEHFPAAETSPEVTTNEGSGGSAFGRERLHVGRDEAEGAWRARRGMAASRAVRNAAARGRAAGREERAAVRIQAFYRGYLVRTPSYLISFVYIHDYIYVQVQLLSRLFRNSKNIKM, from the exons ATGGGCAAGAagcccggcggcgccggctggctGGCCACCGTCAGGAAGGTCTTCAAGCCGGGGACCTCCAAGGACCCTCGCCTCGCCAAGAAG AGGGGAGGAGACGAGAATgctgcgggaggaggcggcggcggcgtcggccagGCGGTGGAGATACTCTCGATGGAGCACTTCCCGGCCGCCGAGACGTCGCCGGAGGTGACGACGAATGAAGGAAGCGGCGGATCCGCCTTCGGCAGGGAGCGGCTGCACGTCGGCCGTGACGAGGCGGAGGGCGCCTGGAGGGCCCGCCGCGGCATGGCGGCGTCGAGGGCGGTGAGGAacgcggccgcgcgcgggagGGCGGCCGGCAGGGAggagcgcgccgccgtgcgcatCCAGGCGTTCTACAGAGGATACTTGGTACGCACCCCCAGCTATTTAATTTCATTCGTATATATACACGATTATATATACGTACAGGTACAGCTCCTTAGTCGGCTATTTCGTaattccaaaaatataaaaatgtag